Genomic DNA from Desulfobacterales bacterium:
TAAACCAACGCCATGCAGTTTTATAACTTATTCCCTGTTTTTTTGCCCATTCACTTAATTTCATAATGGAATTTAATATTACTTTTGTCTATATTTGTCAATTATTTTATCACCAGCTGGCAACCCTAAAAATAAAGAAGCTGAGGGAAAAGTAAAAGAACTTTTAAAAGCAGCCAGCGATAAAGCTAAATGGAATACTGTATGGTCGGTAGAAGCCGGAGAAGTTATCCCTGAAGAAAAACTACATAATTCATTAATTTGTCAGGATGTATTAAACAGAGCTTCAAAAAAATTCGATGCGCCAGCCCGTGGTATATTGATATTGCCCACATCTGTTGCTTTAAGAAATATACAATTTGAAATCGGAAGCGCAAAATTAACTGCAAGCTCTTCAAGACAATTAAACGAAGTTGTTAAAATGATGTCAAAAAATCCAAATATGAAACTTATCATTGAAGGTCATACGGACGATTTAGCTGTAACAAAACCCCTTTTTATTTCTTCTGGCGTTTTTTGCACCGATAACCAATGTTTATCTGAAAAACGAGCTGAATCCGTTCAGAGCTATCTTATAAATAATGGAATCAATGATGAAAGACTCACTGTTGAAGGATACGGAGACACAAAACCCTACGCCCCTTTAGATCGTGAAAAAAATAGACGCGTGCCATTTAGAATGAAGTAGGGCTCTCTGTTACACAAAAAGAATGTTAATATGATATAAAGATTTTTCCAAGTATCGTTAATGTTCGTAATATATCGTTTGAAATTTCGTCGATTGCTTCAAAATTATTTTTTCATGATGGATATAAAACTTGATTTAATACTAAAAAGGTTATAAATAATCCTAATATTATTAAGCTCAACGAAAAAATATTAAGAATGGAGGAGAATGGAAATGTCTAAAATTTTATGGAGTCCTTCGGAAGAAAGAATAAAAAATACAAATATGTTTAATTTTATTAGATATATTAATTCAAAATATGGACATGATTTTAATGATTATACTTCAATATATAATTGGTCAATAGAAAACATTGAAGACTTTTGGAGATCAATATGGGATTTTTGTGAAATTAAAGCTTCTAAGCGTTTTTATGAAGTTATTGACGATATCCATAAAATGCCTGGAGCAAAATGGTTTTCAGGCGCAAGATTGAATTTTGCCGAAAATCTTTTAAAATATGATGATGATAGCCCTGCAATTATTGCTAAAGGCGAAGATAGAGACTATAAAACAATCAGTTATAACGAGCTTTATTTTGAGGTAGCCAATATTGCGGATGCTTTAAAAAAATCAGGAGTTAAGGAGTTAGATAGAATAGCTGCTTATATGCCCAACATACCTGAAACAATAACAGCTATGCTTGCAAGTGCAAGTATAGGAGCTCTATGGTCATCGTGTTCCCCCGATTTTGGAGAAAGCGGAGTTTTAGATAGATTTGGACAAATAACGCCAAAAATTTTTTTTGCAGCAGATGGTTATAAATACAAAGGTAAAGGAGTTAGCTGTCTTGATAGAATAGCAAAGATAACTAAAAAAATAGATTCCATTGAAAAAGTTGTAATAATTCCATATCTGAATGAAACTCCTGATATAAGCAATATTAGAAATGCAGTGCTTCTGAATGATTTCAAATCAAATAACGTATCAAAAATAGATTTTAATCAGCTTCCGTTTAATCATCCCCTATATATCATGTATTCATCAGGCACAACAGGCCTTCCAAAATGTATGGTTCAAAGTGCCGGTGGAGTTCTAATCAATCATTTAAAAGAATTAATACTACATACAGACATCAAAGAGGGCGACAAAATATTTTATTTTACAACTTGCGGATGGATGATGTGGAACTGGCTTACAAGTGCTCTTTCTGCAGGAGCTACA
This window encodes:
- a CDS encoding OmpA family protein, translating into MSIILSPAGNPKNKEAEGKVKELLKAASDKAKWNTVWSVEAGEVIPEEKLHNSLICQDVLNRASKKFDAPARGILILPTSVALRNIQFEIGSAKLTASSSRQLNEVVKMMSKNPNMKLIIEGHTDDLAVTKPLFISSGVFCTDNQCLSEKRAESVQSYLINNGINDERLTVEGYGDTKPYAPLDREKNRRVPFRMK
- a CDS encoding acetoacetate--CoA ligase — encoded protein: MSKILWSPSEERIKNTNMFNFIRYINSKYGHDFNDYTSIYNWSIENIEDFWRSIWDFCEIKASKRFYEVIDDIHKMPGAKWFSGARLNFAENLLKYDDDSPAIIAKGEDRDYKTISYNELYFEVANIADALKKSGVKELDRIAAYMPNIPETITAMLASASIGALWSSCSPDFGESGVLDRFGQITPKIFFAADGYKYKGKGVSCLDRIAKITKKIDSIEKVVIIPYLNETPDISNIRNAVLLNDFKSNNVSKIDFNQLPFNHPLYIMYSSGTTGLPKCMVQSAGGVLINHLKELILHTDIKEGDKIFYFTTCGWMMWNWLTSALSAGATIVLYEGNPFYPDNYSLWKMADDLKINVFGTSAGYLSALMASGSEPINNLDLSSIKTILSTGSPLSSEGFDFVYSKIKKDVQLSSISGGTDLNGCFALGNSIAPVYEGELQCRGLGMAVNAFDDSGHFLINRKGELVCTQPFPSMPIFFWDDQDNKKYLSAYFDNFPNIWCHGDYIEIRDNGGVVIYGRSDATLNPQGVRIGTADIYREIEKMSEIEDSVVIGHEANNDVKVILFVKMKQGFELTEDMITKIKSTIRKNASPRHVPDKIFAVPDIPYTLNMKKVELAVKKSISGQEVKNKSALKNPEALDYFENLAKELES